From Amia ocellicauda isolate fAmiCal2 chromosome 12, fAmiCal2.hap1, whole genome shotgun sequence, a single genomic window includes:
- the pola2 gene encoding DNA polymerase alpha subunit B, translating to MAADTTEAIQTELKTFDVKCEDEEVLDKMVEQCMSHRMKGEDIVLEWVAFSTTKGGWSLSLDSLEQFEHEVLNKRASKFRPSMLKKDVRVGQTNSLESLKDLIRAEEEEEDLLDSYTTPAKGSQKRALSTPENPQSKRSVSVLPSPRLLLSPTSFSPSATPSQKYGSRSGRGEAVVSWGALEGMAWAGRGGRGVTLRPLGGPEEPLTNRYRFMFQKLRDVRDVLSERIEELGTELKTRFNIEEFSSVSMPAQDSVAVLGQVCCDSNGKLNAQSVVLEGEREQSSGGRVPLQLSELPEYSLFPGQVVVLEGLNTTGRKLVVSRLYEGVPLPFHTAEGQPEDTAADDPLMVMVACGPFTPSDSLNYEPLLDLIETINRDRPDVCVLLGPFLDSRHEQVEKGQLTATFEEVFRKCVRSVIEGTRSVHTRLVLVPSQRDVQHLPVYPQPPFTIPDLSKDDKERVCLVSDPCTLLIGGVVFGLTSTDILFHMGAEEISSAAGSDRFTRILKHILTQRSYYPLYPPAEEVNVDYERFLWHAQLPCTPDVLIVPSELRYFIKDVIGCVCINPGRLTKGQVGGTYGRLLIQAGGIPLAEGKRQSPCLAGQVVKI from the exons ATGGCGGCGGACACCACTGAGGCGATTCAGACGGAGCTGAAGACCTTTGACGTGAAATGCGAGGACGAGGAGGTGCTGGACAAAA TGGTGGAGCAGTGCATGTCTCACCGGATGAAGGGGGAGGACATCGTTCTGGAGTGGGTGGCCTTCAGCACCACCAAGGGAGGCTGGAGCCTGAGCCTGGACTCCCTGGAGCAGTTTGAGCATGAG GTGCTCAATAAGAGGGCCAGTAAGTTCCGGCCCAGCATGCTGAAGAAGGACGTGCGAGTGGGCCAGACCAACAGCCTGGAATCCCTCAAAGACCT GATCAGggccgaggaggaggaggaggacctgCTGGACTCGTACACCACCCCCGCCAAG GGCTCCCAGAAGAGGGCACTGTCCACCCCGGAGAACCCGCAGTCCAAGaggagtgtgtcagtgctgcccAGCCCccggctcctgctctcccccaCCAGCTTCTCTCCCAG TGCCACTCCCTCTCAGAAGTACGGGTCCCGCAGTGGCCGGGGGGAGGCGGTGGTGTCGTGGGGGGCGCTGGAGGGCATGGCctgggcgggccgggggggccGGGGTGTCACGCTGCGGCCCCTCGGGGGTCCGGAGGAACCCCTGACCAACAGGTACAGGTTCATGTTCCAGAAACTCAGAGACGTCCGCGATG TGCTCTCAGAGCGGATCGAGGAGCTGGGCACCGAGCTGAAGACTCGCTTCAACATCGAGGAGTTCTCCTCTGTCTCCATGCCAGCACAG gaCAGTGTGGCAGTGCTGGGCCAGGTGTGTTGTGACAGTAATGGGAAGCTCAATGCCCAGTCAGTGGTGCTGGAGGGGGAGCGGGAGCAGTCCAGCGGGGGCCGGGTGCCCCTGCAGCTGTCTGAGCTTCCGGAGTATTCGCTATTCCCTGGCCAG gtcgTGGTGTTGGAGGGCCTGAACACCACGGGCAGGAAGCTGGTGGTGTCCCGGCTGTACGAG GGGGTGCCTCTGCCGTTCCACACAGCGGAGGGGCAGCCAGAAGACACTGCGGCAGATG ACCCTCTAATGGTGATGGTGGCCTGTGGCCCTTTCACCCCTTCTGACAGCCTGAACTATGAGCCCCTGCTGGACCTGATTGAAACCATCAACAGAGACCGTCCAGATGTCTGTGTGCTG ctGGGCCCGTTCCTGGACTCCAGACATGAGCAAGTTGAG AAGGGTCAGCTGACTGCGACGTTTGAGGAGGTGTTCCGGAAGTGTGTGCGGAGCGTCATCGAGGGGACGAGGAG tGTGCACACTCGTCTGGTTCTGGTCCCATCTCAGAGGGACGTGCAGCACCTCCCTGTGTACCCACAGCCTCCCTTCACCATCCCCGACCTCAGCAAGGATGACAAGGAG aggGTGTGTCTGGTGTCTGACCCCTGCACTCTGCTGATCGGGGGCGTGGTGTTTGGCCTGACCTCCACAGACATCCTCTTCCACATGGGTGCCGAGGAGATCAGCAG tgCCGCCGGCTCTGACAGATTCACTCGGATCCTGAAGCACATTTTAACGCAGAGGAG CTATTACCCGTTGTACCCGCCGGCGGAGGAGGTGAACGTGGACTATGAGCGCTTCCTGTGGCATGCCCAGCTGCCCTGCACCCCTGACGTGCTCATCGTGCCCTCGGAGCTGCGCTACTTCATCAAG GATGTGATTGGCTGCGTGTGCATCAATCCCGGCAGACTGACCAAGGGCCAGGTGGGCGGGACCTACGGCAGGCTCCTCATCCAGGCCGGCGGCATCCCATTGGCTGAGGGAAAGAGGCAAAGCCCCTGCTTGGCTGGCCAGGTGGTGAAGATCTGA
- the cdc42ep2 gene encoding cdc42 effector protein 2 has product MSAKAPIYLKRGSRKGKKEKLRDLLSSDMISPPLGDFRHTIHIGGSGGEDDVFGDLSFLQGKFHLLPGRTGHSLSQRSSQYGEPFLFTRTSSVCGHPGNGSPCADSSPLLKNAISLPVIGGVQALTLPSAPAPTPQPSPPALTQAPPPALTQAPPPKPPRLHLEDKATAPPLPTPPAARLQDPFPPEEAAPEEPYLSHAGSLLSLHLDLGPSILDDVLQIMDQHQVGSLNGNCLHSARQEIFT; this is encoded by the coding sequence ATGTCGGCCAAGGCGCCCATCTACCTGAAGCGGGGCAGCCGCAAGGGCAAGAAAGAGAAGCTGCGGGACCTGCTGTCGTCGGACATGATCAGCCCCCCACTGGGCGACTTCCGCCACACCATCCACATCGGCGGCAGCGGCGGCGAGGACGACGTCTTCGGGGACCTGTCCTTCCTGCAGGGCAAGTTCCACCTGCTGCCGGGCCGGACGGGACACAGCCTGTCCCAGCGCTCCAGCCAGTACGGCGAGCCCTTCCTCTTCACCCGCACCTCCAGCGTCTGCGGCCACCCGGGCAACGGCAGCCCCTGCGCGGACAGCTCCCCCCTGCTGAAGAACGCCATCTCTCTGCCTGTCATCGGGGGGGTGCAGGCCCTCACCCTCCCGTCCGCCCCAGCCCCCACCCCTCAGCCCTCCCCTCCCGCCCTGACTCAGGCGCCCCCTCCCGCCCTGACTCAGGCTCCCCCTCCCAAGCCTCCCAGACTGCACCTGGAGGACAAAGCCACTGCCCCGCCGCTCCCCACTCCCCCGGCCGCCCGCCTCCAGGACCCCTTCCCCCCGGAGGAGGCCGCCCCAGAGGAGCCCTACCTGTCCCACGCCGGCTCGCTGCTCTCCCTGCACCTGGACCTGGGCCCTTCCATCCTGGACGACGTGCTGCAGATCATGGACCAGCACCAGGTGGGGAGCCTCAATGGCAACTGTCTGCACAGCGCCCGGCAGGAGATCTTCACCTGA